The following proteins are co-located in the Phyllostomus discolor isolate MPI-MPIP mPhyDis1 chromosome 1, mPhyDis1.pri.v3, whole genome shotgun sequence genome:
- the LOC114492852 gene encoding LOW QUALITY PROTEIN: serine/threonine-protein phosphatase 2A 55 kDa regulatory subunit B delta isoform-like (The sequence of the model RefSeq protein was modified relative to this genomic sequence to represent the inferred CDS: inserted 1 base in 1 codon; deleted 1 base in 1 codon), with protein sequence MELVVEANPQRVFANAPTYHINSISVKSDHEMYLSADDLRINLWHLEITDRSFNIMDMRPSDMEEQMEVIIAVEFHLWLCNVFMYSSSKDAVCLCDMRSLALWDRHSKIFEEPDDPSSRSSFSKIISSISDVKFSHSGWYTITXNSLLVKGWDLNMESRPMLTYQVHEYLQSKLCSLCENDCTFDKYECCRNGPDSGIMTGSYNNFFRMFDRNTQRNVTLEVSRENSKPHTSLKPQRVCPVGKRKKDEISVDSLDFSKKILHMAWHPANNSIAMAATNNLYIFQNKVN encoded by the exons ATGGAGCTCGTGGTAGAAGCAAATCCACAACGAGTTTTTGCAAATGCTCCCACATACCATATAAATTCTATTTCTGTAAAGAGTGATCATGAAATGTATCTTTCTGCAGATGACCTGAGGATTAATCTGTGGCATTTGGAGATCACAGACAGAAGCTTCAACATCATGGACATGAGGCCCTCGGACATGGAGGAGCAGATGGAGGTGATCATAGCAGTGGAGTTCCACCTGTGGCTGTGCAATGTGTTCATGTATAGTAGCAGCAAGGATGCTGTCTGCCTGTGCGACATGCGCTCCTTGGCCCTGTGGGACAGACACTCCAAGATTTTTGAAGAACCTGACGATCCCAGCAGTAGGTCTTCCTTCTCAAAAATCATTTCCTCCATCTCCGATGTGAAATTCAGTCACAGTGGTTGGTATACAATAA TGAACTCCCTATTGGTAAAGGGCTGGGACCTCAACATGGAGAGCCGGCCCATGCTAACC TATCAGGTCCACGAGTACCTTCAAAGCAAACTGTGCTCTCTATGTGAGAATGACTGCACCTTTGACAAGTATGAGTGCTGCAGGAATGGGCCAGACAGTGGGATTATGACGGGGTCCTACAACAACTTCTTTAGGATGTTTGACAGAAACACACAGAGGAACGTGACCCTGGAAGTTTCCAGAGAGAACAGCAAGCCTCACACCAGCCTGAAGCCTCAGAGAGTGTGTCCAgttgggaagaggaagaaggacgAGATCAGTGTGGACAGTCTGGACTTTAGTAAGAAGATTTTGCACATGGCTTGGCACCCTGCCAACAACAGCATCGCCATGGCTGCAACCAATAACCTGTACATATTTCAGAACAAGGTCAACTAA